Genomic segment of Vicugna pacos chromosome 31, VicPac4, whole genome shotgun sequence:
gttagcatgaggtagtttgtggatgctgccagaggacaggacactcccccaggatcagagacaaaggacttcctgccagcacagcaggcagcctgtggttcaagttcatattggttcctgagttcctttcctattgctgttgtaacaaaggaccacagactcagtggcttaaagcaatacacattcatcttctcactgttctagggtgcagtagtgcaaagtcaatgtcagtgggctaaaaccaacgagtggccaaggctaagttccacaccgaggctcttgggagggattcatcatcctacctttcccagcttgcagaggtgctcacactccttggcccagggccctgtgtcactgtgacctctgctgccactttacatctctgtctctgactatatagatatagaggaagagtcttctacatctggtatggaccctttttcctacatggacattgtatccctatttatgtgcagatgaaaaccccttccctccagggtgcggtggcatcagctcacaagatgaccactctgggctttaagtgtcctctttgtattgtcatcagggaacttctctctccatagttagctctgtgttaatttgttgttatattttacccagaattactgaaagttttacttaaaagggatcctaattagctctgtttacctgtttccagagctgaaagcttcagttctagagtagcagtttgatttttcctaaaaatacattccagtatatttctctggtgaaagtctctaccctgttatctattgtcccatcatttccttattttcttgaatgtattaaaagtattttatagcctttattggtaactctgatgcctacatcacctggggtttgcatcctttgtctaatgctccttattctcatgttatctgtcatatagtctggacatgttgcatgtctagaaattctttattacatggcagacattgcaaatgaaaaatccatgttatcttccgtgagagcttttctaccttcccgttaggcagacagtgtgagggactgatcatgtcactccaatcaggcgctgaggtggatcaggactaaagtgccttttttcttaaaacagctttgaggtatacttggcaaaataattttcacacgtttaaagtgtacagcttaatacgttttgacgtaagtatatccccaaggaaccatgaccacactcaagacagtgaacatacccatcacccacaaagcttctctcctgacttttgttgtccctccctccctccccgtctcttcccctgggaaccattgatctgctttctatcacaacatattggtttgcatttcaagatccttatatgaatggattcatgcagtatctactctatgttgtctgacttctttcattcagtgtaattattttgagaatcatctgtgttgctgtattaatagcttgtttgtcttatagtagagtattgtttagtgctgagtttttactgaagagtttattgtgagcagtgtttgtatagaccatcatttctttctgcatttacttcttgatggatgcatgggttatttacaacttgtgctattataaataaaatagcagtgaatatttggttacaagtctttgtatggacatatgcttttcctttctaaagcaccagatgaggaatgtctggattatatggtacacaggtgtttacctttttaaaagaatctgttaaagacttttccaaaatggttgtactattgtaaattcctcatggtgtgtatcagttctggttgctctacttccttgccagcaccttgtaaggtcagtctttctaactgtattcattctagtatgtatgtgaactagtatctcactgtggtttttaaaagtatttctctaatgactaatgacacctttaatcagcatcttttcatatgcttattatccatctggatatctttactgaagtgtgttttctggcctcattcattcaggtgtttgaattattattgaattttgagacctctttattctggatcagatacaaagagagacctttatcagatatatgatctgcaaatagcttctgtctatggcttgtcttttcatttgctaagcagtgtttagaagagcattgaagagtcttcatgttcataaagttcactctatcagtttctttttaaaatagatgatacttttggtgtcatagcaaagaaaaatttgccaaacccaaggccataaaccttaagcctatgcttgttctcctagctgttttatagttttagatttcctattaagatctatgatccattttgaggtaaattttgtatattttgtgaggtgtggatcaaagttcatttttttttttttttgcgtatcacgatctaattgttccagcactacatgctgaaaagatcctttctccacagcatcctttttgagaatcaattgtctgtataagtcttggtttagttctgaacattctattgtgttccattattctattttcctgttttacaccaacaccataatttctgattactgtagctttataaaaaaagtttgaaaatcagatagtgcaagtcttccaactttgtttttcttgttcaaagttgttttggatttttgggatcctttgaatttttatatgaattatagaataagtttttaaattccttacatcctgttctgccaaaattccacccatgtctttggccgtctccaaagccacattttctgaagaagtctctctagatcccaggtgaaaggaatttctctttcgtctgtgctcaaatcacatttgatattatttgattacatttaatcatatttgcctgtatgtacttgtctgatctttccagccatttactaaatctcaaaagattaggaatcttgacttggttccctctgtgtgctgagaaactagttctatgctttgcaggagtgagccctgcagtaagaggtatctgcagcacacatctagctcattgcttgaatattgtcaaggaattctgcagatttagaattgtttattgattgttgtctccaagacggctcagtcttttttatttctattgctactgctgcagtttcaaagaacaatgggctagttattttccaaatatcaaatcatactctaattgtgttgtcacgcaaattatgtgctgctgtgtcttaacaacctgcttagtgttcacaggctccttcactcatggaaaatttgggagaatgtcatatccttagagatagcaatgctgtctttggcgacctgagcagcagtatctgaattcactcctgctgtttttccagtgtcccctctagacctcctccagccctccatggggggccctgcagttctgccctagaaaagcctgttgcttctcaggaagacttccctatgaaacataaccatgtccttcttgtggggacattcagtccagagacctgaaagcaggggaaaatatttagcctgcttttggtagaacctaaattcttccatacttgttagaagcaatttcaatgaggaaactgttttggcatctaacaaatcagcataaatgactgatgaggaagatcagcttccccatcccactcagtcgtcatgttgatgtgacacacacattggcaaacattttctcctgtgagcaacataaagttcaagacgttatgaatggctttttgtttttatttcttagtctttccacattcactgtgtctcgtgagattatatgaatcctgcttattttcagcccagcactaaactttttaaaaggatcacgtgtttaaaaggctagtggacaattttttagaagacagaaatccttagattttggtcccagagttgaatcttggttagtggtgaatgaaaattcccgttaaaattttaaattcagtgatataaagtcttaaaaatagttaaatattagtcaatttcattaaacactataagagttatttacctttaagcctgtttctggggcaattttgcaatgattccctccctttatcgattccctctttatcagaatccttgagaggcccctgtcatcattgtcagtatcatcatcatcatcatggaactgattcttctggaagattctaggaaaataaagagatggacgggattatgtgtaggtcagtgtgtgcatatacaataagaacagctgtcagacattagatgcaagatacccatttcatttaggggagaatgtggtcatgaaatcctgatgtggtgaatgaaggaagcggtgggaacaggatagtcaatggaaaggaggaggaagtgagtgaattggagagcatagatccttggttagttgatcagcacattggtgagaatgaggggagtgtgatggcagaatcatgtccctccccggccacagggtagccacctgtgacatgttactgtacatggcaaaagggatgacagatattttaggattaaaaatcttagaggatttctgtctcctaaattgtctattagttagcctttaaacccatgatacattattatagattagtgcaggggcacaaataaaaaggattcatataatctcaccagacaaactgaatgtagaaaggataaggaagaaaaacaaaaagtcacttataagtgccttgaaccataaattgctcatgaggaaatgttacacaaggtgaatgtcacagccacatacatactgcctgagtgggatgggacaaggggatcctgagatgagacaatagggtgagtagtctggattgtccaggtgcactgaatgtaatcacaggggtccttaaaatggaggatatttcccagctgagtttaaaatcagagggaggtgtagcgatggagcaatgttcagaaaggctgctgaccatgaaaatggaggaagttgacgggcacaagctaaggaaggtgggtgacctctgtaaactggaaaaaaaaaaggaaacattctcttctagaccctctaggaggaaggaaccctgctggtatcttgaatttatcccaatgagaactgtgttggatctctgacatccacagccataagctaataattctgtgctggtttaagctattaagcttatgggaatttgttacagtggtaataggaaaataacatagtgagtggtagtgtaagggattaaaggtctaggatggggtgtggagagaattctgacatttacacctaaaaacaaccaggtgaagtgggaaggtgttttaaggaagacctacctggcagggctgtcaagcagactggagtgagcgaatccttggagttagaggaatcaattaaacctcacaaggaaaataagaaataaaatgtagcagggcttcagtgttagtagatgtaggaatggaaatgggcagagagatataaacattattttgaaattagctacaggtttgatgactgcatgtttgggagagttagccgatgtgtggactgaatgcatcccctcaaaatccatatgtcgaaacctcatctcccagggtgatgatatagggatgcggggcctttgggaggtgattagtaggataaaatgaggtcatgagagtagagccctcatgaatggtattagtgttcttatacagggccccaaagtgcttgcttctctctcctctctgggccatgaagatagtgggaagacagccatcttcgagctggcaatcctctcccagatacattgaccttgaaagcctcagcctccaaaccataaggaatatgctggttgtttaagccacccgacacacggtaatttgttacagaatcccagactgacgaagacagtggagaatgccactgtgttttgcactgattgcctgaaaaatgctgaaacccagggaagtgggcagcacagacgtttactcatttaatcctgccaacactgtaggggatagagtctacattttcctcgctatttaaaaggtaaggaaaaagaggcacaaataataacaatgacaatgacaacaacaacaacaacagcaacaataatttgtccaagattcacacagaactccctggagggagagtgagaattaatacttatgcaggctggccccagagcccctgctcataactactaagtcagatcaccttgcttatttaatcagtttttttcaactgtgatatgagtgtactgtgtccagtaacttataatttcaaaatacctcactgtaagggaaacattagtcgcaggcattacaacccacagaaagctagacatacaaaaataacttgttaaggcaagataaccaataatgtttttaaatattatacctgctgaccctttgcaataaagtgtttatttataattctgtctggctacagaataacatcataatcctgcatgtggctggtggctcccgtgttggacagcacgggtctagggaatttaaatgacttgcccagccttgcccaggaagctcgtggtgggatcagagctatagtctgggactgttccttcctatccaagtccctcatggaagtttagaagcttctcctttggtgcccagctgtctatccgtacttatgacatcttgtcaggtgcaccggcctgctcctgaacatcagccagaacccacttctgctcttttttggccaggtaataccttctagcaacttccattgccttcttggcatcagtttttacatggaagggtagtggctagagaaggaaatgtgtccacatgacaggtttttcataaatatagtaggagtggtcaagagaagaaaacctcaggaatacgagtggaagcaggtcatttaatataccaaatgcgtactttcaatgtatgtttgtgtttccgagtccacgcttgttctactcgtgcattataggccaacacatcaggagacaaggatttggggcaagaaatagcggctttaatttgtaaagccagcggagaagatggtagaccaatgtcctggagaaccatcatcccaagtcagaattcaggctcttcttatattaaaaaggggaagcgggaatgcttggttgttgcaaacttggtgtatgaattctttgttgttagaatcctttgttcttgcagctcttcacctgggtcagatccgtgtaaacctccaacaagcaaatgttattttctattctgtatcttgttatctttatacgaatggaaaagtgataatatccttcaaagtcagagccttgagaatagggtctcctgtatatttcaggatctaggcaacattgtttcacaaaaggtgcagaaacagcaagactaagcctaggaaacagggcacaggtttaaagtcaaaggaacagatctaatatggagtcagatttgttctttcctatttcagtagtgccatggagaaggcactgtgggcagctttctgtagggtcctggaggctttctctctcagcctctgtgcgcctctattgaaaacccgtcatcgctatctggcctgctggaaaaccagtccgcctgttttgccctgaagttgtgttctgtttataactcatctctactccttggaaaacaactcaataaaaactcagttggtttcccaccagccctgagcaggggtgagggatagcatgttattattttataaaaaaaatatataaaaaagttttaaaacagcactgggcacataggagagagacaatcgatgcttcctggcttaaatcgaaaatgatgactcagtgagtctatggctgctgtatttgctgaactagttactcctttgctccattacacatttattttaactgaaaaagaaatatatgcatatggttaaaaaattcaaacagagcaaaaaatactcaagtgaaagaagttttccctcatcctctgttcttacacgcctccctggagatgccaatgtttacaatcctttgtgtgcttttccagatatgctatgcaagttcccaccaatgtatgtaaattcctttaaagttttacttatttttaactttaagggatttaaatcctcaagtggcttctgccacagtaatagaaaagaagaaatctgactccatattagatctgttcctttgactttaaccctgtgctctgtctcctaggcttcttcttgcttgtaaaacaatgttgcctagagcctaaaatatacaggagagcctattctgaaggctctgacctttaagggtatttaacacttttccaatcatataaagataacacgttgcagaatagaaaataacgtttgttttgttggaggtttacagggatctgacccagggagatagctgcaagaacaaaggattctaacaagaaggaattcctacaccaagaagtttgcaaaaaccaagcacataggaaagcagcctgaattctgacttggggagatggttttccaggacattagtttgccatctaggtctacagaaacttgctattccatgccccaacacttggtctcccaacttactggcctgtcctgcactgaggagaatgaatttggactcaataacacttctacctacctagcaagttggacactgggactgagggcagctctcccacacacaggggcctacggtgagcccttgattattccccgaggttggggtgtggtttacccaggagggatggggactctacaccaacactcaggcagtctgctccttctggggctctgacattttacctcccgctccctgccagcccaacatttgggacagtggcgctaaggcagagatcgtgcctgcctgtttcccagcgtgtaaaaggggaatatgtactcttcccaaggtagttctgagaaacaacacctgcgggtgcttggttccctgagcaacagtaaacctagctccttgtgggggcaacgggtatgatacccgtagggtttctgcagagaccttagctggagggctgggccagggacgtaaaatatgagctgtgggcaatgacgggtaagagaagggtgtataggcaggactgctgcctccttcggggtgccacaagaggtaaaacgctttctccccatctctgttactcccctcccaattccagataactgccttccctctgctcctcctgtccatgtgtctccctccacttttccccgcctcccctcctcctcccctattctccctccctcggttccccttctctctcaggacccagagcggatcgctggccctcctgcgcatgcgcagttgctgccagctggaccgcgggttggaagctccagctccgagccggggatcggccccaatggcttctcagctctgtcgccctgtaggccttttgctactgcctggggccggggcctctggctgtggaagtgcaaggtgaggggatatcgggaaaggggtgaggcggctgcgggagggcggtcggcgtgtcacagccccccagggcgccagtcagcgtgtgttcagctggattgctcgggccagacccctctgcccgctccacctgccccggcgccccggccacagctgtccagggccaggtgtgcccctgcgtctcttggcccagccgggctcccctcagtccgcggctggcgtccgcttcccctctcccgcccgcgagtcctcccctcccgggcttcctctcctaggccgccgacccgtccccaccactgggcgggctgtgtcccgggcgggcggggtctgcacacccggacggggcgggcggcttgggctggggctggggctggcctccgagcggggctgcagcccgcgtcccccaccccgctctccctgccccgcgaccccggggctgccttcctctccctttcccaatccctgaggtccagattagcggcgtgggcgctgcttcccaggctgagagcccgcggctgtaactcccagcttctcctggtggagtcaggaaaagggagcggcagtgctgagggagcttctgtctccttgatcaggatttctgccccaggtaagtaccttgaacactttcaggtgttatgatggcggtgcttgttgatgtcacatgtttttatactgagagggattacagtggtgaaagcagggcttggttcagttaaaaatgagctgaaggcatgaggctgtttcatcctccatcattcactctcccagggtgaaacgtgagaccgtcgatcttaaaaagatacttatagtccctaactagtccagcccagctattgtgtgttaacaggaacagcacaacctgaggcgttggagacccagggacattgcactcctaaagagctcctggcaaaatctggtttgttttgttttttttgtttgtttgttttacttaaattgtgggacagactagtagtatagagggaaaaataattggcaagaaggattttttcatataacagctttattgtgatattgttcacacaccatgaagtccacccacttgaatgttacaattcagcagcttttagcatattcacatttgtgcaaccattattattccagaacgttttcatcacatcagaaagaccagttgaaatgcatgacctatccaccccctcccagtggtggttctaaagaagtttcttggctgttcctgaccataaattaacttgttacattccatgaaatatctgggaggaattctaatcagaattgcaatgaatctgtctatcaaagcaggaagaattaatgtctttatggcataaacttcttctacacatgaatatatctgggaccctatcttttcatctgtccagagccaggcctatgggaaatcctcattaattcttgggtttgtgaatgatgagattcaatacatcattagatgcaactgtagcctttcactgaagagaaaagtaacctcgtagaagccaagtgattctctgatggttagaatgagtgaccgccagtgctggagtattcgagtggacttggtgcttgcagagttctccaccacctacagctaaggggattaccgtgttcttttactttttttttatggcgttgcttttatttttacttattatataaaattattttttattgaagtgttgtaaatttaccatgttagcttcagatgtacagcagagattcagttataagcttatgcatatgtatataaatgtttttcagattgtttttagtacaactcattacaagaaattgaaaatagtaccctgtgctatatagtaggtccttgtcatttattttatatttattaatgtgtatctgttaatcctccctttcctgcctgctaacaacagtttgctttctatg
This window contains:
- the LOC140690710 gene encoding uncharacterized protein yields the protein MVFQDISLPSRSTETCYSMPQHLVSQLTGLSCTEENEFGLNNTSTYLASWTLGLRAALPHTGAYDNCLPSAPPVHVSPSTFPRLPSSSPILPPSVPLLSQDPERIAGPPAHAQLLPAGPRVGSSSSEPGIGPNGFSALSPCRPFATAWGRGLWLWKCKVRGYRERGEAAAGGRSACHSPPGRQSACVQLDCSGQTPLPAPPAPAPRPQLSRARCAPASLGPAGLPSVRGWRPLPLSRPRVLPSRASSPRPPTRPHHWAGCVPGGRGLHTRTGRAAWAGAGAGLRAGLQPASPTPLSLPRDPGAAFLSLSQSLRSRLAAWALLPRLRARGCNSQLLLVESGKGSGSAEGASVSLIRISAPGPAT